The genomic stretch TGTGCTGTCAGGAAACTCCAGGAAAAAGCAGTTGCTCTATTATCTGAGAAGGGATTTCCTAACCGTTTCCTGTGATGGCTGGATTTGGAGAGAACGTGAGAAGTCGGTGAGGCATGAAAGGAATAGACTGGAAAATTAAAAGTAAGGTAGGTTAGGATAAAGCTCTGTGTAGCCAATGGGACCAGGCAACGGGGACTGTCTACTCGTAAGGACACCATAGAAACTAACTCTTATTATGCACCTGACTCTACCATGATATTTTGGGTACACTGGATTTTTCCATTACCCAATGCTTACAGAAATTTCCAAATTGAACACTTAATTGACAAAAAAGTGATGTTTGTTCTATAAATACTACAATACATCATAATTTGGACAACGGTGCATACTTGGCAGAGGAAACCTTGCCTAAATTGATGGAGAGGTCAGTCATCACTTTCTGGACCATAACATATTGTCATTTTCCCAGTTCTGACAATTTTGTGGACAGTCTAGCTTCAGATTTTGTTTGGTACCTCTTCAAAGCAACCATTGCCAAGTTCTTAACTGGCACTGAGGGGGAAAATGAGATTATTTACAAGTGGAGAGACAACAGAGAACTTTAGTATTACATAAAACCTTGAGATTGCTTCCAAGTGATTTAAGAATCAATGTCCTAATGACTCCAATTTATTTCTGTTGCCAGATCCTGCCTGGAAATTGTGGACTTGTTTTTGTGTGGTCAATTCTAATTCGTCTATGCCCAAATTAGATATTACCCATCTACTAGTATGTATATGCCCATGTATAACTCCTTATTGATTAAAGCACTATGTCAAGAATATTTAGCAGTGGTTTCAACAACTATGCCCACTCCTGCATGACAAACTAGAGTATCTTCTAAATCAGTAAATGACTACTTGACACCTTTcttagatgttttattttatttaattctgatttttgaaaaaaactTCCAAATCCAAGAGAGTTCTTTTTCAATTACTAAGCACTAAGCAGATTAACTCACATCTGTCTTTGAGACCCTACCACTTGTTAAAGGGCTTGGCCATTAGATTCTGTGTTAGAAATGTCTATTTCTATATTTACTGTGCCTACATtatggtcattttttttaaaaaagcaaacgaATCTTCATGCATTACCAGGAGACTTTCAATGAGGAGTCAATCAGAGTTTTTAAGAGTAATTACTTCTAACTTTCCAAATTAATGAGTTACTCTAGAGTTTCTCTGCACAGCGACGGTGAGTTCGTTTAAAACCCTAATTCAGATTAATTTATCTTGTCACGTTCAACAGAACGCGCTCCTGTGTGTACAGGATTCCTTCCCTTTGGAATGGTTTCCAGCTCGGTCTTCAAGCACAGTCCTCACAAAGTAAAAAGAGACAGCAACTTAAATAAACAGACACACCTTTAGTTGGTGGCAGAAAAGACCGAAGGCATCAAAGAACCCTCCTGCAGAAGCAGGCGCGCTGCAAAGCTCAATTAGTTCACGGACTGAGGGCAGTGCTTTTTATAagcgcttttttttttcccctgggaacttttctgagtctccctctctgctctccagAAGCTCACAAGTCCTAACCAGGTTTtatctattttttcctctttttttttcccttgtgacAACAAAAGAAGTTGTCAGGAAAGGGCTGTGCTTGGTATATTTCACCGAGAAGCTTTCTATTTTCAGTAAGTTTTACTGTTCTCCAACTGCTCCTGATTATCTCCGATTGGAGGTGGTTGGGACCCAcccccaccaaacaaacaaaccggaCCTAACCGGAATTTCTCACTGGATTCCTGTTggtccccttctctcccttcccctcccccaaatagCCCATCTTTAGACCTCATGTTAAAAACCTCTGTTTAGAACTCAAAGGCAAACGGCAAAGAATATTCCAGGAGCGAAGAGACCCCTCCCTTCAAGCTCTCAAAGGTCACGTCATTGGGAGTTCTTGAGGCCAGATGAAGCTCAGGCGCCGGTTGACCTTACACTGGAGTAGCTGGGTCCCCGCTAGCCCGTGGCTATGTTAGAGGAAAAGTTAACTTTCTTTACCCCTTGAGTTTAGGTAAACCCGTCCAGCGGGTGCTGCACCTGGTCTTGGAGGGAGCTCAAAAACCTAAGAACAGCTAATGTTTGTAGAGAGACTCTGGGTACCATCGCCCCGCGGGCAAACACACCCCGAGGACTGGAGCCCTGCAGCTCCACAGATGTGTGCACGCACCTAGCGTCGCCTATGTTCTTCTAGCAAGGACAGTACACTCCGAATCGTTCCCTGGGGTCTATCGCCAATGCTGGCCTCGAACCTGCATCGTTAGGCGGGAGCTCCCGCGTCCTTACCTTGGGGTTGGTCAGGAGCTGGTGCTGGTCGCTGTGTAGCAGCGCCCTGGAGTTGGACTCGGAGTTGTTCACGTATACCTGGACGCAGGGGTACTGCGAGGTGCCCCTGCAGTCGGTGCCACAGGTGAAGGTGCACTCGAACAGCTCGCCGATCTGCTGCACCGACAGCACCGTGCAGTTGGCCGCCGTGGCTTGCAGATCCTGCAAGGCGGGACTGAGCCAGCAGAAGCCGAAGATGAAGAGCGACACGACGCCGGAGATGATGAGGAACAAGCCGAGCCGGATGCTCTTGTCTTCGGCTTCCGTGTACTCGTAAGCCACCCTGAGCTTCGCCATCGCCCCCCACTCTCCACGGCTGGCGCgctccccgccccctcccgccCCCGGCGCGGAGCTCAACTGCCTCGGGCGGGAggagccgccgccgccaccgccgccgccgcgcgACAGCAGGGGAGTGGGCGGCGAGGGGGCGCGCGCGAGAACAAAGGGGCCGAGGCCGGCGACGCCCCCGGCGGCGGCGCTGCCCGCGGCCCGGCTCCCGGGTGCCACGGTCGCCTTAGATCGTCCGGCACCCCGGGGCTCCCCGagcccgcccccgcccccgcgcgCTCCGCGCCCCGCGCCCGTTCCCCGGCGCTCGCCGCCCGCCTGCCATCGCCTCGGCCGCTCGCCCGCCGCCCCGACGCTGGGAGCGGCTGGGCTGCCGAGCCCGGGCTCCGCGGTGCGGGAGGCTGCTCCTCCCCGCCCTGGGCgccgccgccccgccccgccccgcgccgCGCCCCGCAGCTCTCCCGTGGGCGAGCACCCCCAGGCCGCCACGAGCTGCTCTCGGAGATCCTCGCCAGATGcaacctggagagatggcagagAGGGCCGCGACGAACGCTTAGCATCAACAGAGCGCAGCCGGGGAGAAaagttaaaagaagaaaggaaaaaaaaaatttttttaaagtggggGTAGGGTGGCGTGAGCATGCAAGGCGGGAACCCGGGTTGTGCAATCGCAGAAAGCTGCTAGGAGGCAGGCGCACCGGGAAAGCGAGCTTAGGTGGCAGCGAGGGACCGAGGACACCGGCGCGGAGGCAAGGCGATGCCCACGGGCGAGCGgcgggagctgggggtccctgcgGATGCCACGCTGTCGCCGGGCCTTCAGGCGGAGTTTGCAAGACAACTCAGGCGGGCTGGATCGGAGGCTCAAACCTCTGTAGACTTCGCTGGGAAACTAGGTCTCAGGCAGCGGGAAGGACCCCTAGGGGTCAGACGCAAACAGGTGGCAGAGACTTGCGACCTGGGACGTGAAGCCCCTTCCCCTGGCTTTTCAGATGTAGAGAGCAGAGTCTGTTAGCCTCTTTAGGAATCTTGCCACTGTTAGCCCGCGCAGGGATTTGCAGGTGAGCTTTTTCTAGAGCACTGTGCAAGGCGACTGCGGCTTGCACGCACTTTAGAACTGGTCCAGCTTCTAGAGTTCTGATACTTACTTCGTCTTTgctgcttccatatccacccgGCCTCTATTCTCCTAACTTTACTTTGTAAGTTAAAACTACTTTTTAtctaaaatgtgttttttatCATAAAATCAAACTTGAGAACCGTTTCAAGCTACGtttggaagaataaataaaaaaaaaatacataaatctctTCGTCTTGGTTTGCCAAGTCCCAGATGAATGAGCTCATGTTTCTGGTGAATACCAAATGCAGAAACATGGAAATATTAAACCCACTCTCCCAGACGTCAAATTCTTAGCTGGTTCTGTCTGAGAATCTTCCAATAGGGTTCTGACAGGCTATGGCGACATGTATTTCCAGACAGTGGGAAGGGAGACCTTCAGTATCTGTTTTCCTTAATGAATTAAAAAGGCTGCCGGATTTGGAAAACTTTAGAAATCACAAAGATATTATGACGCGATAACTTCTAAGTCCTGGACcagaccattttattttatatttctgcctgggatatttttttctttctgttggtgtAAAGATATTTGTTAGAGACACATTgcctataaagaaaaatgaactagggggccttgatacagggggaggagcttggtcctgcctcaacttgaggtaccctgctttgttgactccaatgggaggcctgccctttccgGAAAGGAAACTGAGAAGGAGTACATAcaaggtggggggtggggtggggaggaaggtagATGGAAAGTGGGAGGGGGGactgtggttagtatgtaaaataaatgaaaacaattaataaaaagttgaaaaaaaaacaagtgaactCAATAGTTAAAAAGTGTCTTAACCGTAAATCGCAAATCTTCACTGAGTGTCTTCCTACGACTGGTATTTCAAGAAGGATCGGAGATGGGGATGAATGAACAGGTAACAAGACCACTTAGTCTGAGGGACTGAATCCCAAGGCAAAATAATTCATACACGGTTCAGAAAGCCCTGGACAGGGCTTAATGAACACATTTCAATACCTCTACAGCTCAAGTGTTGTGAATAAAACCTCTCCCTCACGACTGTGTAAGAACCAGGAAACCAGGTCAGAGAGTTCTGTGTTGACAGAAATGTTCGTTTAGTTTCTTTATGGTTATTATTCTCAAAGTGATGGAAGAAgctgtttctctctgcctttgtgtTAATCAAGCATTTAGTTTTCTCGTCTTTCCTATTTCTAAGTTGGCTTGTCTTCTCTCTTAAGTGAAGATACATATCTAAAGACTTCGCAAATTAAATCAACTCTTCAATCCTGAAGGATACactgaagacagggtttctctgtggttttggagcctgtcctggaactagctcttgtagaccaggctgtatttgtttcttttacttgTGGTAGGGCAACCTTGTAGCATTCCCAAGAAAAGCCGGAGAGACTTGTTTCAGAAAACAGGTCATCACTGACTTCAAGTCAGAAGGGCAGCAAGACCCTCAGGAACCTCAGAAAGGTAAATTTGCATCTTTCTGCTCCCAGGGAAAGTGAGGAGCATCACAGAAAAGGGGCTAGTCCTTCCTATGAACAGACACTGAAAGGTACCATGTTCAGAACCAGACTCGCTCATAGAATACTGTTGTCTCCACAGCTCTCACGATAGCCAGGACAAGTTGCAATGAACTTTCATTTAGAAGAAAAGCAAGACTTTCCAAAAGAGGAACATTAAAGCTTTGCTATGATCAGTTTGTTTTGGGATCAACAGTCTACAAAAAGTTCTGTGGCTTATGTTCAAATTGCAAGATCCAATCTGGTGTGAATGCAAGGAGGACTTAAATATCATAGGAATGGAGCATGCTGGGAAACATTTGTTATGTCCACAATCAGCACACTGTGGTCTTTCTATAACAAACTTAGTAAAGACTTGTATAGCTAAACTTCACGGATAAAAGTCATGATTTATCACTGTTCTCATTAAAATTCACGTCCTGGATAAGTTTTAAATCTTAGCAACTAACCGTAATTATATACGAAAACAGTGATCCAATAAAGGAAAGCATATAGAAATCTTATTTTCTTGACTCAGACATAACTAGAAAACTGAGTCAtcttttatttaatcttaaaatatttagtttgggagctggagagacggagCAGGGACTTGAGTTCTATTCCCCAGCACCCAATCACTGCCCAATcacctccaactccaggggacccGACTCCTCAGTCCTCTGCAGGTACCAGCTCTCACATGCTTATAAACAGACCCGCACAGAcagattattaaaataatacatttttaaaataaaggtttgCAGGCGACCAgcgaaatggttcagtggttaagagcaccggctgctcttccagaggaccagggtttggttcccagcacataACAgaagctcacaaccgtctgtaactccacttccaggggatccagtgtcttcctctggcctctgcagtcactgtgatgcacagacatacatgcaaacacccgtacacttaaaatacaaatacagaTCAATTAAAAAGATGTTCTTAGGTTTACTAAATGATTTCTAGCTTGCTATGGCCAAGAAATAAACTTTGTCATGACCT from Chionomys nivalis chromosome 25, mChiNiv1.1, whole genome shotgun sequence encodes the following:
- the Kcnmb4 gene encoding calcium-activated potassium channel subunit beta-4, which encodes MLTPPYPHFKKIFFFLSSFNFSPRLRSVDAKRSSRPSLPSLQVASGEDLREQLVAAWGCSPTGELRGAARGGAGRRRPGRGGAASRTAEPGLGSPAAPSVGAAGERPRRWQAGGERRGTGAGRGARGGGGGLGEPRGAGRSKATVAPGSRAAGSAAAGGVAGLGPFVLARAPSPPTPLLSRGGGGGGGGSSRPRQLSSAPGAGGGGERASRGEWGAMAKLRVAYEYTEAEDKSIRLGLFLIISGVVSLFIFGFCWLSPALQDLQATAANCTVLSVQQIGELFECTFTCGTDCRGTSQYPCVQVYVNNSESNSRALLHSDQHQLLTNPKCSYIPPCTRENQKNLESVMNWQQYWKDEIGSQPFTCYFNQQQRPEDVLLRRTHDDIVLLHCFLWPVVTFVVGVLIVVLTICAKSLAVKAEAMKKRKFS